DNA from Prunus persica cultivar Lovell chromosome G6, Prunus_persica_NCBIv2, whole genome shotgun sequence:
ATTCACATGAGACAAAAGGACAGAGTGGAAGATGCAAAAGTGGATTGCGTGGAAGGAGGACTTAAAGAACCCTAACATCTTCTCGCTCTATTTATATCCTCTTATCTTTTCCTATCTCTGAAACCTCCTCCAAGATGAACAAGAAGAATAGGAAGAACTTAGAAGGAGGAGAAATGCTTATAGTTGAGGTTGAGTGAGGTGAGGAGCTATACACTTGAAAGAATGAGGGTGCGTGAAACGTCGTCGTGCACTTCCAACTGTTGAAGCTGCCAGCATGATCTgagctttcttttttataagaaaGGCTAGATCATGTGGTAGCTTCATCTGTTGACTGGAGCATGGTAGACCCCTTATCAGCCCCAACTGTTAATCCACCAGATTCTTAGCCATGGATCTCTTCAAGAACCCATTAGGGTTTTCAACCCTAGCTAGAAAAGGTCTGTCTATTTCATACATAAAATTTCCATCAATTCACTTTTGCACATTTGTCTCGCAGTTTTCTCCTTTGCTCATCTGGGTATCTCACACAATTTTGCTTCTGTGCACAACCATTTAATTCATGGCATATCTATATCATAtgtattttgatattttggacGTTGTGCATGTTATATTGATAAAGTGTGAAACCTATGGGAGCTTTAGCATAGAGCTGGGCTTAGGCTTAGGCTGTGGAGATCTCATCTCCATCTCAAGAGCAAGCGAGGGAGATGTTGATGTTTGGGGTTTGCGTGACAGAATTTCTCTTTGTCAATGTAGTTTGGTGCTTTTGAGATCCATCCTCGTTCGTTGGGAAAAGTGTTTTTAATTAGTTATATTCCCTTCatgtacagttttgtgtccattaattattaattcaagttTCTATATGCATTCCTTTGTACTCATCTGTTCTGAtcttttcatatattctttttctgtaagtttttattattgaatTGAGCGTCAGTCTTCTCAAATTACCAATTAATTATAATCCAAAATCATATAGATGAGATGAGGaattaatctctctctctctctctctctctctctctctctgtgtctgtaACAGTGTATGTATGAATTCGCCAGATTAGACTGCATGACCACAGTAACAATATTTAGCAGATCTAGGCGCTTGATGGAACATAGTTGCACATCTGGTAGAAGGacaagaaagataaaaaaaaaaggaatcgGAGAATCTGTTTTTGGGGTTGTCCAAACACATACATCTCAAGGTGCAGGCATGCATGGAACGATTTGgcatttcttcactttctttactttaatttctgtgattgattgattgattgattgatgtgGTCCTAAAATCCAATTAAGATCCTTGGTATAGATTAACGTGTGCTGATAATAAGAAAATATCAGACAACAGGTGATGATTATTTCgtttattcatattttccgGTCAGTATAATGTGTGACATCTTATTACGCCAATGACTAAAACATGCATCTTAATTTCTGGATAACATTTAAGCTGCTACCTAACTTTCATAATGTAAGCAAAAACTGCAGCACTGCATGAAACCAgttgtatacatatatatatatatatatatatattctcttcTAGAGTTGTATCTATGTTGTtcactttgttttgtttggaagCCCCATTTGGCTACACTCCATACAAGCTTTATGGTTATTGAGTTGAGTGCAACCCACGTCACCCATTTGCTTTCTTGCAAACCCTGTGCAGGGTTTTCCTTTGTCTTAATACCtcaacaacagcaacaactACTTGGTGCCTTTGCTTGCTAGAGTCTGTTACATGCTATAATTGGGACTTTCCCACTGCCCAACATAAAACCCATTTCTCAGTTTCTCATTCTGTTCACTATTTTTTCAATCCACACTTCAATTGAGGATCAATGTGTCTGGTTCGGCTGGTGGTTTAGGTAGGCCTAGACCCATTAATGAGTATGGCGTTATCAATCCACCCAAGTATAAAACCATAACGAAGCAGATCTCTCACATTTTATAAAGGGTAAAATTTCCAATGAAAAATGAACCCGTTATTCCATGTGCTGTAGTTAGTTAAATACAATAATTAGTTGACGCTTGCTTATGATTAGTTTCTCTCACGAAACTACAAACGCATGGACCtcaaaaaattcaagattCTTTATTACTTTGCTGCCTCAAAAGATGTACATAGACGTTACGTtgatgagaaaaagaaaaaagtgcaTAGAATTAAAGATTCCTCGAAATTAAATTAGGGAAATAGATTAATAGAAATGGACTCTTATAAGAGCACGGCCCAATACAAATTGAAACCAGAAATGtacaaaatcaatcaaaacgACGTCACTTTATTATTCGAacaactcaaactcaaaatcaaaatcaaaatgctaACATCATTCTCACAAATTCATCATAATTGACTAAGCCATCACCATCCAAATCTGCTTCTCTGATCATTTGCTCTACCTCTTCGTCTGTCAGTCTTTCTCCAAGATTAATCATCACATGCCTCAACTGCAACCATCCAACCATATCATCCCCAAGCCCATgcagaacaaataaaaaactatataTTAGAAGCAAAGTCAAGATTAAAATCAGGAGTTCTTGGATTGTTTGAACTTTGATCTTCATTTGTTGGCAGGGTCTCATTAGCTAAGCGGCGTTAAataaattcttcttctttttttttttctttctaaaaataATGGATGTGGAATATATTATTGGGATGAAGACTTATTCAACCTCATTAGGTGAAATGTAGCCATCCTGATCCTTGTCAAAAACTTTGAAAGCTTCTCTCAATTCTGCATCCACCTCATTTTCCTATGTAATCACCACATTAATTACAACATGGATTAGTTAATTCTTTGTTTTGCTGTCAAAAGACTACTGTTAGGTAATCAATTTTACCTGAATTTTTCTTGCCATGAGATGCAAGAACTCCCCAAACTCTATGGTTCCATTCCCATCAGCATCGATTTCGCTTATCATATTCTGCAGCTCTTCTTCCGTAGGATGTTGATCCAATGATTTGAGCGCAGTCCCCAGTTCTTCAATGGTAATGCAGCCTAacaaattttgaaagaaataaaccaaattaaacACATGAACATGAATAAAATCAAGGTAAGTAGTACTAGCTATGATGTTGCTCTCAAGTCCATGTGAATGCGGGCATACATCATTCATTTAGTATGGAAATCAAAggacacacacacaaacatgAAACAGAAATTGCAACAACAATGAAAATGCCAGTAAATTAAGCCACACCTTCAGACAGTAATGATCAAGCTGCCATAGCAGCAAAGCATTCAAGTTATCGAAGATCACGCATGGCTGCCTGAGCTGAGTATGTATCTAGAAACTAACAGAAACAATAGCTCTAATAGCTGTTTGTAACCGAATTTACTAGCTTAATAATTTGGTACATAATATGTGTTGTTCATGTAAgtcatttaatttcttaagaaaCACTTGTGCAAAAGCAAGCAAGCAGATCCTACTCTCTCTAGCTATGAATCTACGATATAAAATATTTGGCTAAATattcataattaataattaagaaGAGACTAATTACCATCTCCATCCATGTCAAGAAGACAGAAAGCTTCCTGAAACTCAGCAATCTGTTGTTCAGTTAAGACCTCTCCCATGCTGTGTTTGATCATAATCTCAATTTCCAAGTTAACCACCTTTTTTGTTTGCACACAGTTACACAGAAAtgagacatatatatatgctctGTATCTTTAAGTATAGGGTAAACGTTGTCCGTTCTTTaagttagaaaatatatatgaagtcAAAGAAGTATTTAATTTACCCATTTGTTTGATATGAATTTCGTCTTTAGTCAGCCAGTATTTCTAGAAATTGGTTTCAAAGTCGTGAGTGTACTGGGAAAGAATTGAGCCACTTGGTGACCATGACTCTTGGAACATCCTTGTCCCTACATTTACGCACgcatttgattttgtttattgtaTTCTCTTCCTTAAAATCAGTAATTTGattgaatgaatgaattcATGCGTTGCTAATGTGAAAAGGGATTAAATTGGACTCTGTTGTTGTGTTGTCTTCAAAACTAACTTGTTTCTCATTATCAAACTacacacaaataaataatagaaTATGAATCTAGAGAGCATACATATATCTTCAATTGTTTGAGGTGTACATCACTGATGGACTTATGATCATCCATCACAGAACCTCATCAGCGTCCGGGCAAAAGTTGTTGATGCCGGCAAACTTGTGCCTAAGGCGAGGAGTGTGCGGTGTTGGTAGGGGGTAGAACTTGTAAatcgtcgtttttttattagCTGCTCTCTTTGCTTCAAAGAGTTGCTCCCTGACATACCCCATCAGGAAATCCTTTCTTTCTTGAGGTAAAAATTCATCTTCTTGTATCACCTGCTCAAGGAGGAACTCCCTCAGTGGACTCAACGGTCTAGTATTAGTCTTATCAACCTCATTCCCATCATGATGATGACCATGTAAACAGGGCACAGAGTATTGAATTTTGAGGCAACGATCTGAGTTGATGTGTTCTAAAGCAACCTTTCTTTGAGTGCAGCCCAACACAAATATCTGAGGAGATCTCTTCATGAGTCTCTCAACTTTGGCTTGTCTCTTGTGGACAGGAATGTAGGGGATCCAATCCATCTTGAGCTTTTTCATTGGAATTATAACTCGTTCATTGGCTCCCGGCATGTCATAATCAGTTACGTCAAAGCCTAGTTGATGGCAAGGCGGGGAAGCTGATACAATGGCTACCACCACAGGGATCAAAACATATTCTCCGACATCTTGTTTATGAATTTCGGTTGTTCCGAACAGAtagaattttttgttgttgtcgtTGTTGGCATTGATCTCATGATGATGCAGCTTTCCTCCCTCTTGGAATGCTTGTTCAAGATGGGAGAAATCCCACTTGAATTCGTTGTAGACAGAGTCCACGTGATACCATGAAGTACAAACAGGAAAGGCAGCCTTCCATAGATCCTCCAGGTTGCGGGGCTCATCGGAGTGGCAGGGCTTCTCCTTGAGCCGCCGCCGCTTTGGCAATGGCCGAGCGTTGTCTTGCTTAGACGGCTTGTTCAGGTGGGTGGCCTCGTCCATCTCTATGTGGCCGGCCTTCCTCTTAGCTCCTCCTCTTTTCCCCattgaatttgattgtttctcttctttgatgaagttgaagatgaagttgaagttgaagttgaactCGAAGTCGAAGGAAGGGCCGACTGATTAGATAGATTGTTAAGAATCACGTGCAGGTTATAATTTATATAGGAAAGTGGCAGTGGAGAGTTCCTAATTCAAGTAGGCTAGTTACTTACCGTAATCgctcttcctttcttccttACCACGTCTTCATAATCCAAGTAGGTTTCTTAGTTCAAGTAGGATCATCAACAGAATTCAAAACAActtcgacccaaaaaaatctcattttccATGAACCAAAGACAAAAGGGGACAAAAGAGGACTGAAGAAGAGATGTGGGCTTTAGTATATGGATACAGAAATTCCAAAGAAACAATTGAATTTTGCAAGTGGGCCTATATTCGAGAGATAGGCTTTGTTGCTGAACACGAGATTATGGCTACGTGGGGTTTGTCTCCAAGACTAATTACAAAgttggtcctttttttttggtctaaaTTACAAAGTTGGTCTGCATTGATGATTCTGGTTCTggtttagaaaacaaaaacaaaagaaagctaGTCAACTTTAAGTCTTccttccaaattccaaaatgAGCCAAATTGATAATTATGATAGATTGGGTCTAACTCTTTttgtaagaaaataaaatagggCTAAATTTTTGTCTATTTACAATTTCTCTTGATCAATCACTTTTGACAAAATACCAATTATGCTCTTACTTAAATTatactaaataaaaaataaattaatataataagagcaaaattatttaataaaaaacattgttgattttgaataataatataatataaaataaaataaaacagtgTTTGACGTTTTCTGTAATTAACCTAAAGGCCGAGGTGCCAAAGCTAAAGTTGCATTTTCGGACATCCCAGACCAGACCATTTCAATTCCAAGTCCACTGCGTAAACTCCAATCCCAAACATCAAAATTTCTAagtcatctctctctctctctctctctctctgaaaactgaaaatgtCGGACGGAGCTTTAACGGTCCTCGACGGGAACCACCTGAGAGCCATCGACCTTTCTCTGCCGGAAGCTGAGGTCAGCCTCACTGGAGCTCAGGTCCTCGACCTCGCCGACTCCAAAGCCTCCTCGTCTCTCTTCGGCCTCTCCTTGCCTCAGAGCCTCAAGTCCTCTGCTCTGAAACGCATCAGCCTTCAAGACGACGACGTCTTCCGCCTCAAGGAGCTAGATCGCGAGCAGGCTCTGAAGGTGATCACGGACTACATCACAGCGATCGCCGATGAATTAAAAGGTGCTGCTTGCATACCTATAATATatgatatttatatacattgtGTGATACGTTATGTTATAATTCCGAAAACGAGCTTATGATGAAGTTCTCGTCGCCGATGAATTAAGAACATGAATGTGCTTATGTGTTGGTGGATTTTGGCATCCGTGTATgagattttttatgttttttgctttgtttggttgctgaaaATATTAGGAAAAGTGgaggaaagaaattgaaaagctTGAGTCTTAGATGTCTTATGTGATCTAGGATCTAAGAACTGATTTCTCCTATATTCACTCTCATTCTGTCAGCAAGAAGAACAAATTATATCTGACTGGGATTAGGAAATCAGCTGTTTAGAAAGTGCCTGGCATCAATAGAAATTGGTTTTGGAGAATTTTGAGTTAGCCTACAAGCATTTGGACTATGGACGTTAGAGATTGAGATGTTGTTCTATTTTTAGAAATATGATGAAGTGAAATacatatttcaaaatttgattatGAAAATAATGCATGCTTATGCTGAAATTCTGTCTTCACTCTGCAGATGATCCACTTGTCATATCTGTCTTGGATGGATACACTCTTCGACTGTTTTTAGAGGATGAGGATGATTTTGCAATGCTAGCAGAGAATCTGTTCACTGATCTGGATGTAGAAGACACAGGAAAGATCAACAAGAATGAGATCCGGAATGCACTTGTTCACATGGGAGTTGAGATGGGCGTTCCTCCCATTTCAGGTTCATATCGAATTCTTTGCTTTCGCTATTAATTTTAGGATTATTGAAAATGTATATAGTTTGTTATCTGTAAATGAATAACTGTCCCTACACAGAAACTAATTAAAGTTTTGTTATATTTGATGGTTCTCTAAAAATTTCTTGTATGACTCGAGCACTTTTTTAAACTATAAGACTGCACCTTCTTGGGTCCATGGATGGCCTACTAGTAGGGAGGTGCTCTATCTATATACAAGTGGCAAAGGATCAAATTTAGACCAGATAATTTCGATCCTCATGAGTCAGATTTGTAAATTGACTTTATCCATTTATTTTGAACGTGCGATTAATACTTTCGAGCATCCTCTTTGTTTGGTTTAAGTTTGTTATTGCCCACCTTCTCATACTTTAGTTTTACTATTATATTCTGAGTGCTAGAGTGTATCTTGTGTATTCTGATGTGTGGACTTTGAGACTTTGCATGAACCTTAAACCtgcaagagagagaagaagcttATTTTGGACTTTGAATACTGTAGACCCTTATCATACTAGATTTCTCATCAGGGGAATGAGGACTTTGATTACTGTAGTCACATCAGGGGAATGAGGACGGAAATCCTCTTAAGCTTTGTGCCTAGATTTCTCATCTCATTTTCCTCAAATTGTTTAATCTATGCCTAAAATACCTTGAGATTATTCatattttgtgttttgcaaaTGAAGATTTAGTACAAAGTTTCACTTATAATGATTTAGCTTGTCTTTTGCACTATTAATTTGTGCATATGTTGAGATCTAGCTTGTCATGAAGTACTTAATCCAGTCTGTAGAATTTATAAACTGTCTATTCCATATTTGATGTTCTTAGTTATAGAGTTGATAACTAACAAGGTGCAATTTAACAGAATTTCCTCCTCTAAGTGATATCTTGAAGAAACACAAAGCTGATGGGGAAGAAGAACTGGGCCAAGCACAATTTGCTGAATTACTCCAGCCTGTCCTACAAGAACTATCAGAGGCCCTGGCAAAAAAGCATTTTGTTACTATCCAGAACATCAAGATTGTCAATGGTTCCAAGCTAAGAAAGGTAGTTCCTCTTCCCCcatcttttattttagttcTTTTATGTTCTTCATTTGGTTGAATATTCCTTAATTTATCGTTTAGGAAGCTTGATCTCTACTTGCTATATGGGAACTGAGTAACTAGTATTCTTGACTCTTCATTGACCAATACTATCTTGAGCTGCTTATGCTGCTAGTTCTGTTCTTCCATAACCCGTACCCTTTATCTTAGTGGCAAATATAGTATTGATATCTACCCCCCTGTTATTTGGAGAACTAAAAGAAACTTGCTTTAACACTGGTAACTAGGTTGACCTAGCAATGCAACCCTGTTTGTATATGCCTGTCTCGGAACCATTTATTGGTTTCGGAAGTTCAAGAATTTTAGTCACTGTTGGCACAAGCCTATATTTATGTTCTGTGAATGCTTTTCAACAAAGTCTGATAAACTCCTGAAAACTTTACAGCTTTTGGCAGATGAGAAGCAATTGAACATTATCGTAGAGAAGATATTGGCGGATGGCTCGGGGAACACAGAAAAAATCAGAAGTTTTCTTGAAAAAACTGGGACAGAGTTGGGCTTGCCACCATCCGAAGCAAACGAGGCAGTGGCCCTTTTGTATGATGCAGTGTTTGCTGATTTAGAGGAAGCAGGTGAGGATAAATTTGGAAATCTTGTGAAGCAGATCCTGGAGAAATTTGCAGAGCAGCTAGAAGCAAGCCCTGTTTTTCATGATATTTGAGCAGCTAGAAGCTCAACTGTCAGAGCTGCTTGTCTGTGCAGATAAAccattttgaattatttgattACATGTCATTTCCCCCAATCCATACAGCCAAATACGAACAAAATTACATTTTGTAATATCTGTGTGTACTAGAATCGTTGAATTGATAGCATGGTTTAAGGTGATATTTTACACTACTTTTAGGCCTTTGATTGGCTGAGTAACAATCGATTATAAAAAGTATACAAGGCAGATAGAAGCTTTC
Protein-coding regions in this window:
- the LOC18775464 gene encoding uncharacterized protein LOC18775464, producing the protein MSDGALTVLDGNHLRAIDLSLPEAEVSLTGAQVLDLADSKASSSLFGLSLPQSLKSSALKRISLQDDDVFRLKELDREQALKVITDYITAIADELKDDPLVISVLDGYTLRLFLEDEDDFAMLAENLFTDLDVEDTGKINKNEIRNALVHMGVEMGVPPISEFPPLSDILKKHKADGEEELGQAQFAELLQPVLQELSEALAKKHFVTIQNIKIVNGSKLRKLLADEKQLNIIVEKILADGSGNTEKIRSFLEKTGTELGLPPSEANEAVALLYDAVFADLEEAGEDKFGNLVKQILEKFAEQLEASPVFHDI
- the LOC109949762 gene encoding uncharacterized protein LOC109949762 → MGKRGGAKRKAGHIEMDEATHLNKPSKQDNARPLPKRRRLKEKPCHSDEPRNLEDLWKAAFPVCTSWYHVDSVYNEFKWDFSHLEQAFQEGGKLHHHEINANNDNNKKFYLFGTTEIHKQDVGEYVLIPVVVAIVSASPPCHQLGFDVTDYDMPGANERVIIPMKKLKMDWIPYIPVHKRQAKVERLMKRSPQIFVLGCTQRKVALEHINSDRCLKIQYSVPCLHGHHHDGNEVDKTNTRPLSPLREFLLEQVIQEDEFLPQERKDFLMGYVREQLFEAKRAANKKTTIYKFYPLPTPHTPRLRHKFAGINNFCPDADEVL
- the LOC18774200 gene encoding calmodulin-like protein 8, with translation MIKHSMGEVLTEQQIAEFQEAFCLLDMDGDGCITIEELGTALKSLDQHPTEEELQNMISEIDADGNGTIEFGEFLHLMARKIQENEVDAELREAFKVFDKDQDGYISPNELRHVMINLGERLTDEEVEQMIREADLDGDGLVNYDEFVRMMLAF